From Pseudomonas hefeiensis, one genomic window encodes:
- a CDS encoding Rho termination factor N-terminal domain-containing protein, protein MPRGSKDKYTAEQKRKAEHIEASYEKKGLSEDKAEARAWATVNKQSGGGERSGGSGKAKPAAEKKTDREESARRAAKTREGHSRTSKASLTTQTVDNLMKEARAKNIPGRSKMRKQELVEALRKAG, encoded by the coding sequence ATGCCTCGTGGAAGCAAAGACAAATACACAGCCGAACAAAAGCGCAAAGCCGAACACATTGAAGCAAGTTATGAGAAAAAGGGTTTATCCGAGGATAAGGCCGAGGCACGCGCCTGGGCGACGGTGAACAAGCAGTCTGGCGGTGGCGAACGGTCCGGTGGGTCGGGGAAGGCAAAACCGGCCGCAGAAAAGAAAACCGACCGCGAGGAGTCGGCCCGTCGCGCAGCCAAGACCCGCGAAGGTCATTCGCGCACCAGCAAGGCCTCCCTCACGACCCAGACTGTGGATAACCTGATGAAAGAGGCCCGGGCGAAGAATATTCCCGGACGTTCGAAGATGCGCAAGCAGGAATTGGTTGAAGCATTGCGCAAGGCCGGTTGA
- a CDS encoding GNAT family N-acetyltransferase — protein sequence MSIQIRPAQPSDAPQILAFITELADYEKARHEVIASVADIQRSLFSEGSTAHGLICLRDGVPIGYAVFFFSYSTWLGSNCLYLEDLYITPDQRGGGAGKTLLRHLAKIACDNDCGRFEWSVLDWNTPAIEFYKSLGAQPQEEWVRYRMDGQVLRDFAQGN from the coding sequence ATGTCGATCCAGATTCGTCCTGCGCAACCCAGCGATGCGCCTCAAATCCTTGCCTTCATCACTGAACTTGCCGATTACGAAAAGGCCCGTCACGAAGTCATCGCCAGTGTGGCGGACATTCAGCGCAGCCTGTTCAGCGAAGGCTCGACCGCCCATGGGCTGATCTGTCTGCGTGATGGCGTGCCCATCGGTTATGCGGTGTTTTTCTTCAGTTACTCCACCTGGCTGGGCAGCAACTGCCTGTACCTCGAGGACTTGTACATCACGCCTGACCAGCGCGGCGGCGGGGCGGGGAAGACGTTGCTGCGCCATCTGGCAAAAATTGCCTGTGACAACGATTGCGGTCGCTTCGAGTGGAGTGTGCTGGACTGGAACACGCCGGCGATCGAGTTCTACAAATCCCTCGGCGCGCAACCCCAGGAAGAGTGGGTGCGCTACCGGATGGACGGCCAGGTGCTACGGGATTTCGCCCAAGGCAAC